A single Endozoicomonas sp. NE40 DNA region contains:
- a CDS encoding transglutaminase-like cysteine peptidase, whose amino-acid sequence MSKKLLDNVQKLYGEMAVRRMHAWQDLLDKGRGLPEREKLEKVNIFFNRLEFVTDLQHWGKDDFWATPVEFLASGGGDCEDFSIAKYFTLRELGVADERLRITYVKALRINQAHMVLTYYPESGKEPLILDNLEGEILPASKRKDLKPVYNFNGDGLWVARQRGKGVRVGKADRISLWMDLRERFSDELNKTEKIELRKPGSTTGKKP is encoded by the coding sequence GTGAGCAAAAAACTGCTGGATAATGTCCAGAAACTCTATGGCGAAATGGCGGTCAGGCGCATGCACGCCTGGCAGGATCTGTTGGATAAGGGTCGTGGGCTGCCGGAGAGAGAAAAGCTGGAGAAGGTGAATATCTTCTTTAACCGGCTGGAGTTTGTCACCGACCTGCAGCACTGGGGGAAAGATGATTTCTGGGCGACGCCTGTTGAGTTTCTTGCCAGTGGTGGTGGCGACTGTGAGGATTTTTCCATTGCCAAATACTTCACCCTGCGGGAGCTGGGAGTAGCAGATGAGCGGTTGCGAATTACTTATGTCAAAGCGTTGAGAATCAATCAGGCGCATATGGTGCTGACGTATTACCCGGAATCGGGGAAAGAGCCCCTGATTCTGGATAATCTTGAAGGCGAAATCCTGCCGGCCAGTAAGCGCAAAGACCTGAAGCCGGTGTATAACTTTAATGGTGATGGCTTGTGGGTTGCCCGTCAGAGAGGTAAAGGTGTAAGGGTAGGAAAGGCTGACCGGATCAGCCTGTGGATGGATCTGAGAGAGCGGTTCAGCGATGAGCTGAACAAGACAGAAAAGATTGAGCTCAGGAAACCTGGATCGACAACAGGGAAAAAACCATGA